The Helianthus annuus cultivar XRQ/B chromosome 11, HanXRQr2.0-SUNRISE, whole genome shotgun sequence region GCTGCAAACTTTAGCAACGTTGAATCTCCATTTTGTCACATTGCATGATGCCAATACTGACAACGGTGATAGTCTTTTCTCCCACTGTGCAAACTTGAAGAATCTCACCTTAAAGCATTGTAGACTGGTGGGCTTGAGTGGTTTCAATATATCTCATCCTGGGTTATCTAGTCTAACACTTGAAGATAGTTATGATGGTGTCAATGTGGTTACACCTCAACTCAAGAATCTCATTATAAAAGGTTGGCGAGGGTTACATCTGATATCCGCACCCAACCTTTCCTCCTTGCATTACAAAGGTTCCTATGATTCTTTACAGCTTTCTACGGACCTTTTACATTTGGAGAGGGTGGATGTATGCCTGTCTGATCCCTCAAATAAAACTGTATGTCTGCTTCAACAGTTCCGTAGTGTCAAATTTCTTACACTTAACTTGGAAATTGTCAAGGTATACCTGTATTGGTCCTTAATGTTATCAACTTATAATTCACATCTAACCGTTTTTTTTCAGCATTAACAATAAAAGGATAATACACACATggctattttttttttaacaaaagagAGTGCTTACATGAGTCTTACCACTTCCATTTGACTACTCTCTCTATTTACATTAATTTAAAGAAACACATATTCAGGAAATTAGACTTTTATATCATTACTTATGATTTTGAGATTGCATTACTTTTTGGTTTATTTATCAGCTTCTTTCCTTGTCTGTGGAACTAATCTCACATCAACCTTCACCGTTTGCCAACTTAAAGAGTTTAAAGGTATATCCAAATAATGTTAACCTTGAGGCTGAGAAGCAAACACAACCAGAAGTAACTATGTCTACTGAAGTAAAAAACTATCTGCTAGATAGTTCCCCCGCCCCAGGGGCCACCTTCACAATTGTTTCACATGAGGTATGTACACTCTGAAGTATATATTTTATCTTCCATATGTTTTACATATTTCTCTTATTACCTAAGTTTCTTATTCAAGTAGAGCCTATCATAGTCACCCATATGTTATGTTCTACAGTGAGCCATAAATCTCAACAAGAAATCGCTATTAATATGGGAGCTTTTGTTTATAAATGTGGATTATCTACATGTTTCATGCTTATTATATAATCTATGCAGGAGGTCAGAACTGCGAGAAATGTTACATCAGCACGAAACCTTATGAGTGAATTGCAGGGGTTTCTTGATGAATGGAAAGAAAATCGTGAAACAAACACAGCTCATATGAAGCAAGACAAGGCACCAATCGAGATTGAGAACCGTAGGGCACAACTAAAAACAAAAAGGAAATGGCCGTTTGGGGAACGGATGACACATATCAAGGACCAGTTCTGGGAAGGGCATAAAAATACTTTTCACGTAATTTCAAAGTTGGAGAAGATTGAAGAAATACTGACGAGGCAACCTACATCACGTCAGGCTAAGTTGCAACAAAGTTTTTCTAATTTGTGCTTGGAAGCCGTCACTATCATGGATAATATTTTGGATCATTTGAAGATTCAATGTGATAAGAAGCCGAGACTCTACCTTTCTGAACTTGATACTGCATCACAACCGTCTTCTTGACAAATTGTAAGTTCTTGATTTTGACTTGGTGAATTTTATTGTGACTCATGACGCAGAGCTCGGACAAATAGAGCCTCTAAtgtcttttgttttgttttcaggttctaagttttttttttgtggcTATGGACTTTGATTTTTGGTTTGTAATATCTCTAGTTTATGATACTTACGACGTATGATGAACGGCTTTAATAGTTTTTGTGATTATCAAATATGTTGCTACAAACTTACCTTTGGATATGGCCTAGTGACTTTAGTCTTCTGTTCTGGAAGTGTCATTTTGGATAATACCAAGGGATGGCCTAAGTATCCTCGTTTATCTATCAATAAGTAAAATATTGTGTTGGCAAAATCACTTGCCTAtgttattagttttttttttcacaattCATCTAAGGTCGAAAAACATAAGTGGATTAATGTGAGATATGATGGGTTAAGTAAAAGAAATGAATAAAAGTTTAGCTTTAGAAGTAACATCTATACTATACATGTGTATGTTTTAAGctttatgttttaacatgttaTAAAGGCACGGTAGAAAGAATAACACACCAACGAGCCTACACGAATCCATACACAGGCACCTAACATCCTATACAATAGTGATTTGAGTGAAGGAAATGATGATTAGAGAGGGATTTCAATAAATATTTAGAGTTGGTGTTACCATTATGAGTGAAGAAAATAATAACCAACTTATATGTTTTAGCCATTCGGCTTACCGGTATGGGGGACATCCCCGGCACGGCGAGGCCCGGCATCACCGCTCCCTCCCGGTCCGTCCCGTCGCCAACGTCACCCCATTGTTGTTGAGGACGTTCCTCTCTCTTTCTTTATTCAACACACGCACACATACCCCAAGattattaaattaatattaaTCGAAGTGAAGAGTAGTTAATATAAATGAGAAAGTGAAGTTACGTTGACAGGAAGTTTTTTCCGAATAGCAGGTGCTGCATTTTTCCGGCCATAATTAGTGTAGAGAGATGATGTGAACAAAATGATGGGTATTTGGGTAATTTTATAATGGTAAGTAaggtcttttatgacaattcatATATAAAGAGACAGCAAACTACGTTCTCCACATATTTCATTTTTGTCCCTTTGAAACTTTTGgctttttcttttataaatatgGAAAAATCTAATAATAAtgataaagtaaaataaaaactaaagCTTTTATTTTACTTGGGTATTTAGTGCATATGATAGCAATTTAATGATTTACAACGAGAACATACGTTTTGAATCTACCCTTCCAAGTTGGATAATCGTTCAAATGAAAGAGCTTAGGTGGACGACTGGCGCTTTCTGTCTCATTATCATgaataaacatactttgaataCTTTGGCTTTGATTAGCGACAAACGCCCACTAACTTTCGGAAATCATTACGGATTGTCTCAATAAAAGCGATTAAACCCACGACATGTTAGGATTATTTTGTGGTAGAGAGTTGTTTGCAAAGGTACGAGAGATTGAACCCGCGACAAGTTAGGGTTACTTTGTGGTTGAGGGTCATTAGGCTTTATGTGGTTTACCCAATCCCACGGGTTTGTAACCATTGTATCTGAAAATTACGAGCCTTGTGAAAAAAATTAACAAGACAAACTATATTCTCTGATTAAATAACAGATTCGTTTAAATAATAAATGGGCTGGACACTGTTGTTTGATAAAATATAATGTGCCAATTATTGAGCATGATAATCAGAGGTATTTAAAGATAAAAGAAATGGCTAAGAAATTGTTTTGTATTTCTGTGTCTCAATTACATCAAACATACATGTTTATATAGCCAATACTAAAGACTAGAAAAAGGAAATACAATCAACTGCATTGAAAGAATTGGCTGTCGATAGGCTGTATTAGTGGCTGAATTGGAGGACCTTGTGCAGCAAGAGTCAATGGTTTATATTAGGAAATGATGGAAACTGATCCTAATCATATATATTCTTAACAttccccctcaagttgagtagtgggaTTTTCGATACTCAACTTGCCGAGACAGTGATTGAAGATTTTGCCATTGACTGCTTTTGTTAGAATATCTGCAAGTTGATCTCCTGAGCGGACAAACAGAAGGTCAATAATCCCTGTTTCAAGTTTTTCTTTGATGAAATGGCGATCTActtcaatatgttttgtgcgatcATGCTGGACTGGATTTTCTGAGATTTGAATAGCTGCTTTGTTATCACACACAATTTCACTAGATAGATTTGGAGGATATCCGATTTCTGTCAAGAGTTTCCGTATCCACAGTATCTCTGCTAGACTGCGTGATATGCCTCGAAATTCTGCCTCTGCACATGAGAGCGCCACAACCTTTTGTTTCTTGCTTCTCCATGTGACAAGATTTCCACCGACGAGAGTAAAGTACCCAGATGTTGATCTCCGGTTTCCTTTATCTCCTGCCCAGTCTGCATCGGTATACACTTGGGTCTTAtaggatcgttgtcggacccgagatgagtcgatcagaggcattctactcaaaatgaaaggcggGAACAGACATGATGAGTTGAATTCAGCTAGATATCACTTTTAACTGTCTTTGTATTGATCTGGTAACAATTACAAGtctgtagacacttcgacagagttTCGCCGTCGGGAAACACCTAAGTA contains the following coding sequences:
- the LOC110883593 gene encoding putative F-box/FBD/LRR-repeat protein At4g13965, whose product is MGDRKRVNVEGDRLSSLPDDLIHKILSFVRTKHAVQTSVLSSRWRYIWTSIPCLNFSCKGFRTFPKFSKFVKHVLSGRNNQIEVSSVELTSRGKVVQPCDERILSYAFSHNVQEVNITFLPEKKIEFPVSLFSSQSLKNLTLTGCTWRVYNLSITTPPTWELQTLATLNLHFVTLHDANTDNGDSLFSHCANLKNLTLKHCRLVGLSGFNISHPGLSSLTLEDSYDGVNVVTPQLKNLIIKGWRGLHLISAPNLSSLHYKGSYDSLQLSTDLLHLERVDVCLSDPSNKTVCLLQQFRSVKFLTLNLEIVKLLSLSVELISHQPSPFANLKSLKVYPNNVNLEAEKQTQPEVTMSTEVKNYLLDSSPAPGATFTIVSHEEVRTARNVTSARNLMSELQGFLDEWKENRETNTAHMKQDKAPIEIENRRAQLKTKRKWPFGERMTHIKDQFWEGHKNTFHVISKLEKIEEILTRQPTSRQAKLQQSFSNLCLEAVTIMDNILDHLKIQCDKKPRLYLSELDTASQPSS